The following coding sequences lie in one Desmodus rotundus isolate HL8 chromosome 1, HLdesRot8A.1, whole genome shotgun sequence genomic window:
- the LOC112302800 gene encoding interferon alpha-4-like, which translates to MALRFSFLVALVALSCNSICSLGRNLPQTHSLVNRRSLMLLGQMRRISPFFCLKDRNGFGFPLEAFSGKQFQKAQATSAIHEMVGQTFHLFSTEGAFAAWDKTLLDQLCNGLYQQLSDLEACLTQEVGMEEAPLMSEDSVLAVRKYFQRITVYLEEKQHSPCAWEIVRAEIRRSLSLSANLEERLAVRNDSWINMEMILTV; encoded by the coding sequence ATGGCCCTACGCTTTTCCTTCCTGGTGGCCCTGGTGGCACTCAGCTGCAACTCCATCTGCTCTCTGGGCCGTAACCTGCCTCAGACCCACAGCCTGGTAAACAGGAGGAGCTTGATGCTCCTGGGACAAATGAGAAGGATCTCCCCTTTCTTCTGCCTGAAGGACAGAAATGGCTTTGGGTTCCCCCTGGAGGCGTTCAGTGGCAAGCAGTTCCAGAAGGCTCAAGCCACTTCTGCCATCCATGAGATGGTCGGGCAGACCTTCCACCTCTTCAGCACAGAGGGCGCATTTGCTGCTTGGGACAAGACCCTCCTAGACCAACTCTGCAATGGACTTTATCAGCAGCTGAGTGACCTGGAAGCCTGCCTGAcacaggaggtggggatggaagaGGCTCCGCTGATGAGTGAGGACTCCGTCCTGGCTGTGAGGAAGTACTTCCAGAGAATCACTGTCTACCTGGAGGAGAAGCAGCACAGCCCTTGTGCCTGGGAGATTGTCAGAGCAGAAATCAGGAGATCCTTGTCTTTATCAGCAAACTTGGAGGAAAGATTAGCAGTAAGAAATGACAGCTGGATCAACATGGAAATGATTCTCACTGTCTAG
- the KLHL9 gene encoding kelch-like protein 9, with translation MKVSLGNGEMGVSAHLQPCKAGTTRFFTSNTHSSVVLQGFDQLRIEGLLCDVTLVPGDGEEIFPVHRAMMASASDYFKAMFTGGMKEQDLMCIKLHGVNKVGLKKIIDFIYTAKLSLNMDNLQDTLEAASFLQILPVLDFCKVFLISGVSLDNCVEVGRIANTYNLIEVDKYVNNFILKNFPALLSTGEFLKLPFERLAFVLSSNSLKHCTELELFKAACRWLRLEDPRMDYAAKLMKNIRFPLMTPQDLINYVQTVDFMRTDNTCVNLLLEASNYQMMPYMQPVMQSDRTAIRSDSTHLVTLGGVLRQQLVVSKELRMYDERAQEWRSLAPMDAPRYQHGIAVIGNFLYVVGGQSNYDTKGKTAVDTVFRFDPRYNKWMQVASLNEKRTFFHLSALKGHLYAVGGRSAAGELATVECYNPRMNEWSYVAKMSEPHYGHAGTVYGGLMYISGGITHDTFQNELMCFDPDTDRWTQKAPMTTVRGLHCMCTVGDKLYVIGGNHFRGTSDYDDVLSCEYYSPTLDQWTPIAAMLRGQSDVGVAVFENKIYVVGGYSWNNRCMVEIVQKYDPEKDEWHKVFDLPESLGGIRACTLTVFPPEENPGSPSRESPLSAPSDHS, from the coding sequence ATGAAAGTGTCTCTTGGTAACGGAGAAATGGGCGTCTCCGCCCATTTACAGCCTTGTAAAGCGGGAACCACTCGATTTTTTACCAGCAATACTCACAGTTCAGTGGTATTGCAAGGCTTTGATCAGCTTAGGATAGAAGGATTGCTTTGTGATGTGACTCTGGTGCCAGGTGACGGAGAGGAAATCTTTCCCGTTCACAGAGCTATGATGGCATCTGCTAGTGATTATTTCAAGGCTATGTTCACAGGTGGAATGAAAGAACAAGACTTAATGTGCATTAAGCTTCATGGGGTGAACAAGGTTGGtctgaagaaaataattgattttatttatactgCAAAACTTTCTCTTAATATGGACAATCTTCAGGACACACTTGAAGCTGCCAGCTTTTTACAAATTTTACCGGTTTTGGACTTCTGTAAAGTGTTTCTTATTTCAGGAGTCTCTTTAGATAACTGTGTTGAAGTTGGGCGAATAGCTAACACGTATAATCTTATAGAAGTGGATAAATATGTCAATAATTTCATCCTGAAGAATTTTCCTGCATTACTGAGTACTGGGGAGTTTCTAAAACTCCCTTTTGAACGACTTGCCTTTGTGCTTTCCAGTAATAGTCTTAAGCACTGTACTGAACTTGAGCTCTTCAAGGCTGCCTGTCGCTGGCTCAGGTTGGAAGACCCTCGGATGGATTATGCTGCAAAATTAATGAAGAATATTCGATTTCCACTAATGACACCACAGGACCTCATCAATTACGTGCAGACAGTAGATTTCATGAGAACAGACAATACCTGCGTGAACTTGCTTTTGGAAGCTAGCAACTACCAAATGATGCCATATATGCAGCCAGTGATGCAGTCAGACAGAACTGCCATTCGCTCTGACTCCACACACCTGGTTACTTTAGGGGGCGTTttgaggcagcagctggttgTCAGTAAGGAACTGCGGATGTATGATGAAAGGGCACAAGAGTGGAGATCGTTAGCCCCCATGGATGCCCCACGTTACCAACATGGCATTGCAGTGATTGGAAACTTCCTTTATGTGGTTGGTGGTCAAAGTAATTATGATACAAAAGGAAAAACTGCTGTCGATACGGTGTTCAGATTTGATCCCCGGTATAATAAATGGATGCAGGTTGCATCATTAAATGAAAAGCGCACATTCTTCCACTTGAGTGCCCTCAAAGGACATCTGTATGCTGTTGGTGGGCGAAGTGCAGCTGGTGAACTGGCCACAGTAGAATGTTACAATCCAAGAATGAATGAGTGGAGCTATGTTGCAAAAATGAGTGAACCCCACTATGGCCATGCAGGAACAGTATATGGAGGCTTAATGTATATTTCGGGAGGAATTACTCATGACACTTTCCAAAACGAGCTCATGTGTTTTGACCCAGATACGGACAGATGGACACAGAAGGCTCCAATGACTACAGTCAGAGGTCTGCATTGCATGTGTACAGTTGGAGACAAGCTCTATGTCATCGGTGGCAATCACTTCAGAGGAACAAGTGATTATGATGATGTTTTGAGCTGTGAATACTATTCACCAACCCTTGACCAGTGGACACCAATTGCTGCTATGTTAAGAGGTCAAAGTGATGTTGGAGTTgctgtctttgaaaataaaatctatgttGTAGGTGGATATTCTTGGAATAATCGTTGTATGGTAGAAATTGTCCAGAAATATGATCCAGAAAAGGATGAGTGGCATAAAGTTTTTGATCTTCCAGAATCACTTGGTGGCATTCGAGCGTGTACTCTCACAGTTTTTCCACCGGAAGAAAACCCTGGGTCGCCTTCTAGAGAGTCACCTCTTTCAGCACCTTCAGATCATTCCTAG